A stretch of bacterium DNA encodes these proteins:
- a CDS encoding nucleotide pyrophosphohydrolase: MTVREFQQLIERIYFAKDNGRGAEATFMWLTEEIGELSRALRRGSRAELEGEFADCAAWLSTLASIAGVDLEAAVQQKYGQGCPKCHQTPCHCPEPTPQ; the protein is encoded by the coding sequence ATGACCGTGCGCGAGTTCCAGCAACTGATCGAGCGCATCTATTTCGCCAAGGACAACGGGCGCGGCGCCGAGGCCACGTTCATGTGGCTGACCGAGGAGATCGGCGAGCTGTCGCGGGCGCTGCGGCGGGGGAGCCGGGCCGAGCTGGAGGGGGAATTCGCCGACTGCGCGGCCTGGCTAAGCACGCTCGCCTCGATCGCCGGGGTGGACCTGGAGGCGGCGGTGCAACAGAAGTACGGCCAGGGCTGCCCCAAGTGCCACCAGACCCCCTGCCACTGCCCCGAGCCCACGCCGCAGTAG